In a genomic window of Apteryx mantelli isolate bAptMan1 chromosome 2, bAptMan1.hap1, whole genome shotgun sequence:
- the MCM4 gene encoding DNA replication licensing factor MCM4 — MSSPASTPSRRRGKRGRGSNPPTPRAEDARSPPSQRRRTDDSTSTGDLQPLPTSPAADARSPAAQDALFSSPPQFRHSAIPLDFDISSPLTYGTPSSRVEGTPRSGVRGTPVRQRPDLGSACKARQVDLHSDGPAEDVVASDQSLGQKLVIWGTDVNVTSCKEKFQRFLQRFIDPVAKEDEDIGLDLNEPRYMQRLEEINMVGEPFLNVNCDHLRSFDENLYRQLICYPQEVIPTFDMAANEIFFDRYPDSILEHQIQVRPYNALKTRNMRSLNPEDIDQLITISGMVIRSSQLIPEMQEAFFKCQVCAFTTRVEIDRGRIAEPSVCKNCNTTHSMALIHNRSMFSDKQMIKLQESPEDMPAGQTPHTVALFAHNDLVDKVQPGDRVNVTGIYRAVPIRVNSRVSNVKSVYKTHIDVIHYRKTDAKRLHGVDEETEQKMFAEERVEMLKELSRKPDIYERLSSALAPSIYEHEDIKKGILLQLFGGSRKDFSHTGRGNFRAEINILLCGDPGTSKSQLLQYVYNLVPRGQYTSGKGSSAVGLTAYVMKDPETRQLVLQTGALVLSDNGICCIDEFDKMNESTRSVLHEVMEQQTLSIAKAGIICQLNARTSILAAANPIESQWNPKKTTIENIQLPHTLLSRFDLIFLMLDPRDEAYDRRLARHLVSLYYQSEEKMEEEYMDMAVLRDYIAYARTYVYPRLSEEASQALIEAYVDMRKIGSGRGMVSAYPRQLESLIRLAEAHAKVRFSGKVETIDVEEAKRLHREALKQSATDPRTGIVDVSILTTGMSATARKRKEELAQALRKLIQSKGKTPALKYQQLFDDLRAQSDMAVTKEMFEEALRALADDDFLTVTGKTVRLL; from the exons CTATTCCTCTCGACTTTGACATCAGTTCACCTCTAACTTACGGGACACCCAGCTCCAGGGTTGAAGGTACTCCACGAAGTGGTGTACGAGGAACTCCAGTTAGGCAGAGGCCTGATCTTGGGTCTGCCTGCAAAGCCAGACAAGTTGATTTACACTCAGATGGG CCAGCTGAGGATGTAGTGGCAAGCGATCAATCTCTTGGACAAAAGCTTGTTATTTGGGGAACAGATGTTAATGTAACTTCATGTAAAGAAAAGTTTcag AGATTTCTTCAGCGTTTCATTGACCCAGTAGCTAAAGAGGATGAAGACATTGGCTTGGATCTTAATGAGCCACGCTATATGCAACGACTTGAAGAG ATTAATATGGTTGGGGAACCATTTCTGAATGTAAATTGTGACCATCTAAGGTCATTTGATGAAAATCTTTACAGGCAACTGATCTGCTATCCTCAG GAAGTTATTCCTACGTTTGACATGGCTGCCAATGAGATCTTTTTTGATCGTTACCCGGATTCGATATTAGAACATCAAATTCAAGTAAGGCCATATAATGCACTGAAGACTAGGAATATGAGAAGTCTAAACCCTGAAG ATATTGATCAACTTATCACCATCAGTGGTATGGTAATCAGAAGCTCCCAGTTAATTCCCGAGATGCAAGAAGCATTCTTTAAGTGCCAGGTCTGCGCTTTCACCACAAGAGTAGAAATCGATCGTGGCAGGATTGCTGAACCATCAGTATGCAAGAACTGTAACACAACGCACAGTATGGCACTGATTCACAATCGATCCATGTTTTCTGATAAACAGATG ATCAAACTGCAGGAGTCTCCTGAAGATATGCCAGCTGGACAGACCCCTCATACTGTCGCCCTGTTTGCTCACAATGACCTTGTTGATAAAGTTCAACCAGGCGATAGAGTTAATGTTACAG GTATCTACAGGGCAGTCCCAATTCGAGTTAATTCAAGGGTCAGCAATGTAAAATCTGTCTATAAGACCCACATTGATGTCATACACTATCGCAAAACTGATGCAAAACGCCTGCATGGTGTTGATGaggaaacagagcaaaaaatGTTTGCAGAGGAACGTGTGGAAATGCTAAAAGAGCTTTCTAGAAAACCAGATATATATGAAAGACTTTCTTCAGCATTGGCACCAAGTATCTATGAGCATGAAGATATCAAAAAG GGTATTCTGCTTCAGCTTTTCGGGGGATCAAGAAAGGATTTCAGTCACACAGGAAGAGGCAACTTTCGAGCTGAGATCAACATTCTTCTGTGCGGTGATCCTGGTACCAGTAAATCACAGCTGCTCCAGTATGTGTATAACCTTGTTCCTAGAGGCCAATATACATCTGGAAAAGGCTCAAGTGCAGTTGGTCTTACTGCGTATGTGATGAAGGATCCAGAAACACGGCAGCTAGTTCTTCAGACAGGTGCTTTGGTACTTAGTGACAATGGCATTTGCTGCATTGATGAAtttgataaaatgaatgaaagtacaAGATCAGTACTACATGAAGTAATGGAACAACAGACTCTCTCCATTGCAAAG GCTGGAATTATCTGCCAACTGAATGCTCGTACATCTATCTTAGCAGCCGCTAACCCTATAGAATCACAATGGAATCCCAAAAAAACTACTATTGAAAACATCCAGCTTCCACATACATTGCTATCAAG ATTTGACTTGATCTTCTTAATGTTGGATCCACGTGATGAAGCTTATGACAGACGTCTTGCTCGCCATTTGGTTTCTTTGTACTACCAAAGTGAAGAAAAGATGGAGGAGGAATACATGGATATGGCAGTATTGAGGGATTATATTGCGTATGCTCGTACTTATGTATATCCCAGATTAAGTGAAGAAGCAAGCCAAGCCCTTATTGAG GCGTATGTGGATATGAGGAAAATTGGTAGTGGCAGGGGAATGGTTTCTGCATATCCTCGACAACTTGAGTCTCTGATCCGTCTGGCAGAAGCGCATGCTAAAGTACGATTCTCGGGTAAAGTTGAAACAATTGATGTGGAAGAAGCAAAACGCCTCCATCGGGAAGCTCTGAAACAGTCTGCTACTGATCCAAGGACAGGAATTGTGGATGTATCCATTCTCACTACAG GAATGAGCGCAACAGCTCGTAAGCGGAAAGAGGAGCTGGCTCAAGCCTTGAGGAAGCTTATCCAGTCAAAGGGCAAAACACCAGCTTTAAAATACCAACAGCTATTTGACGATCTTCGAGCACAGTCTGACAtg GCTGTCACTAAAGAAATGTTTGAAGAAGCACTTCGTGCCTTGGCTGATGATGACTTCTTGACTGTGACTGGAAAGACTGTTAGACTGCTGTAA